The Saprospiraceae bacterium genomic interval GAGGATTTCATCGAATCTGTAAATACCAGGTTTAGCTTCAGAGCTCGAATTCATCTGCTCCAAAGGCATTAACTTTGTTGTTGAAAGTTGACAAAAGCTAAACAGGAAAACAAGACTCGTGAACCATCCGAAATTTGCGATCATAGACATTGAAACTACAGGCGGACTTGCCCGAAGGGACAAAATTACGGAAATAGGGATCATCATTTTTCAAAACGGCGAAGTCCTTGATCAATTTTCTTCACTCATTAATCCGGAACGGAGCATACCACCCGAAATTACCCGTATTACCGGTATTACCAATGAGATGGTAGAACAGGCCCCTAAATTTTACGAACTCGCTAAAGAAATTATACTGCTTACACAGGATTGTGTTTTTGTAGCGCACAATGTTCATTTTGATTACAGTTTTATCAAGGAAGAATTTCACCAGCTTGGATTTACTTTCCAATTGAAGAAGTTATGTACCCTTCAATTGAGTCGTAAACTATTTAAAAACTTAAATTCCTACAGTCTTGGTTCTCTCATTCAGCACTTCTCCATTCCGGTAGAAGCCAGACATCGGGCTATGGATGATTGTAAGGCGACCCTGCAGCTATTTAAGGAAATCATCAAAGCACAGCAACAGAATGTATCTGATTTTTCAAAATTGATCCCCAAGTTGATCAAAGACCAAAAACTTCCCGCTAATCTTCCTGAAGACACCCTCTCTAAACTGCCTGAAAGGCCCGGTGTATATACAATGCTAAGCAAAGACCTGATTCCTGTTTACATAGGAAAAAGCAAAAGTATCAGGGACAGGATTCTTCAACATTTTAGCGATTTGGGATCGAAATCTCAAAAAATGTTACAAACAGTTCATTTTATCGACCACCAGCTTACCGGAAATGAACTCATGGCTTCTTTGATCGAAGCCCAATTGATCAAACAACATCAACCGGAAATCAACAGAGCATTGCGCAAGAAAACGCACGCGTTTTTACTCACAAAATTAAAGCATGCTTTGCATTACAACAGATTCCGGATAACGGAAGCGATATGGCTGGAGCCTAATGAGGAAATTTTAAATCATTACGCAACCAGTCTTTCTGCAAAGCAACATATCGAATATCTTCTGATTCAATATAATTTATGCAGCCATATCAACAGTGAAAAATCCAATGCAGGTCCTTGTCATGCTTATCAATTGAACCAATGCTTTGGAGCCTGTTGCGGACAAGAAAGTGCTGAATCGTACAATTTGAGGTTCGAAGAAGCGTGTACCCAGGTGAATAATATTTTTAAGGAAAATTTTATGATCATCGGCGATGGTATCGAAGCGCATGAAAAATCTGTGATCTGTGTAGAGTTTGGCTTTTGTCGTTACATTGGTTTTGTAAGTGAAGAGCTGAGCTTTATGGATCCGGAAGCCATAAAATCAGAACTTAAGCCCTATGATGGTAATGTTGAAACCAACCGAATGATCCAATTTTACCTAAAAAAAGACAAGCAATATAAAGTCATCAATTATCACCTGCAGGAATTCCAGGAAAACGAATAACGAATCAATAATTTAAAGATAATAAGCCATTTGACTCCTGTATTCCTTGGCCTTTCTGCTCACCCAATCTTCAAAGGCATGGTTTTCTTCAGGAACACATATTCCACGTGAGACATTGATCAGTAGGCCTCCCGCTTTGTTTTTACCATGTTGAATTATTCCGGCAAGATCCCCACCCTGTGCTCCGACTCCAGGTACCAGTAAAAAATGGTCCGGACAAATCGATCTGATGTTCTGAAAAGATTCGGGGTGCGTAGCACCACAGACAAACATGATTTGTTCGTGACTGTTTTCATATGAAAACAACTTCATTGTTTGTTCGTATACCAGGTTCCCGTTTTGTAATTTTAACTTTTCAAGGTCGTTGCTTCCCTCATTGGAAGTTAATGCGAGCACTATCGACCATTTATCTTTAAAATCCAGAAAGGGTTGCAAAGAATCCCTGCCCATATAAGGATGCAAGGTGACTGCATCAGCATTTAATCTTCGAAAATAGTACTCCGCATATAACCTGCTTGTATTTCCAATGTCCGCTCGTTTAGCATCTGCAATAATCAGGCAATCATCCGGAATGGATTTCACAACGCGTTCCAGTTGAGACCAACCGGAAGGACCATGAGCTTCAAAAAAAGCTACATTAATTTTATAAGCAATTGCGTGTTTGTGTGTTAATTCAATTATATTTTGACAAAACTGGTATAATGATTCACCAGAATCATGAAAGGACTTTGGAATCCATTTTACATCGGGATCCAATCCTACGCAAAGCATGGATTTTTTTAGTTGTATCTGCTCAGAAAGAAATTTAAAATTTTTCATGCGTGGCACTTTGATTACATCGATGCCTGTATGATTTGCGATGGACCTATAATATTTTCGCGCAGCTCGACTTTCTTTAAAAACTTGGATACTATATCTTCGATGGTCGAAAAATATTCGGGTCCTATGGAGAAAGCTTCACCGCGATCGAGTAGCAACCTGAGTTTTTCTTTAATGGGGATCTGTCCGAGTAAAGTCGATTGTGTTTTACCGGCTAATTTTTCACCAGCACCCTGTCCAAAAATGTAATATTTTTTGCCCGGAGAATCATCGGGCTCAAACCAAGACATGTTTTCAATAATACCCAAAACCGGAACTGCGATTTGTTCCATCCTGAACATATTTGCAGCTTTTAATGCATCGATATAAGACACTTCCTGAGGTGTCGTAACCATAATGGCTCCGGTAAGGGGAATGGTTTGGACCAGTGTTAATTGAATATCTCCTGTTCCGGGAGGAAGGTCAACAATCAGGTAATCGAGCTGCGGCCATTTGGTATCGTTAAAAAACTGTTTGATGATTGCTGCTAGTCTGGGACCCCGCAAAACAACAGCTTGTTCAGCTTCAATAATATTCCCCAACGAAACTACGTGCAAACCATTCACATCGATGGGCACGAGTTTTGGTTTATCTGAATCGTTGGTGACTTGTGGCTTTTCGTTCTGAATGCCCAACATGGTCGGAATAGAGGGGCCGTAGAGATCAGCATCCAAAAGTCCAACTTTGAATCCTGCCAGCTTCAATGCCAGAGCCAGACTCACAGAAACGGTCGATTTTCCAACACCCCCTTTACCGGAAGCCACTGCTATGATGTGCTTTATATGAGGCACGGCCGTATTGGGAGCATCGGCATAACTCATCTGATTTACAAAGTGGACATGGAGTGTCTTCTCAGGAGCAAAACTGCTTACGACTGAATAGATTTCAGAATAAAGCTGGTCTTTATGAGCATATTGCTGGCCCGGTAAATGCAATTTCATTTGAATATTGTGCTGATCATCAAGTTTGATGTCCCGGACCATGCGCAATTGAATAATATTTTGGCCACTTCCGGGCTCAATGACGTTTGACAACAAGTCACATAATTGCTCGATAAATTCATTCATATCTACGGCAAAATTAATGTGATTCATCCTAAATGTGATAAATTTGCGCTGGTTTAAAAAGATGCGTGTAGTTTATTTCGGAAAAGATGAGATACCCAATCTAAAGAATCCGGTAATTGCTATTGGTGCCTTCGATGGTTTTCATCGGGGACATCGGCAAATCCTGGATGTTTTATTTTCTTCAGCAAATGAAATTGGAGGTAATTCAATCGTCATCACATTCGATCCACATCCACGTCTGGTGTTGGATGAAAGCGATCAGGAATTCAGTTTGTTGTCGACTTTAGATGAAAAAATAGAATTATTGAGAGCAACTCCGCTTAATTACTTGGTTGTAGTTCCTTTCACGTATTCATTTTCATTGATGTATCCACAGGAATACGTAGAAACTTTTCTAATTTCTCAATTTAATCCAAGCAAAATAATCGCCGGAGTAGACCACAGGTTTGGAAGAGATGGTCGTGGCGATGGTAGTCTGCTTCGACAATATGCAAGTGAGGGCCGTTTTGAATTCCAGGAAATAAGCCATCTGCTGGAAAATGGAAATGTCATTAGTTCTACCAGGATCAGACAGTACATCAAAGATCGAAAAGTGGAACTGGCCAATCAAATGCTTGGTTATAATTTCACACTTTCGGGCACTGTAGTTCCGGGCAACAGAATTGGCAGAGAACTTGGCTACAGGACGGCAAATCTGGATTTGTCTCATCACCATAAATTAATTCCTCCGAATGGTATTTATGCGGTCCTTTGCAATGTTTTGGGGCAAGTTTGCGATGGAATGTTGTATATCGGGCACAGCGAAAGCATAGCTGAGAATCTCGCTCAAACCATCGAAGTACACATTCTCGATTTCAATCAGGATATATACGGGCAAACCATTGCAGTAGAATTAATCAGTTTTTTGAGAACAGATCAAAAATTTGAATCGAAAGAGGATCTGACCAGGCAAATAGCACAAGACGAAAAAAGGGCAAGAAAGAATTTGTTGAAATATAAATTAAAATCTCCCCCTGTTAACAAACAACCAAAAATCGCGATTGCAATTCTCAACTACAACGGTGAAAAGTTATTAAAGAATTTCCTGCCCTCTCTGCTCAATTTCCGACCCAGGAACTCTGAAGTCTATATTATCGATAATGGTTCGACCGACTCCAGTATTTTATTTCTCGAACACCATTATCCAGAGGTGCATTTGATCAAACTAAGAAAAAACTATGGCTTTTCTACCGGTTATAACAAAGGCATTGCTCAAATTGAATCTGATTTTCTGGTATTGGTGAATTCAGATATTTTGGTCAACACAGAATGGGTATCTCCATTGATTCATCTCATGGAAACCGATCCAATGATATTTGCGGTTCAACCAAAAATCCTTTCGCTTTCCGAAAAACATAAATTTGAATACGCCGGTGCTGCAGGAGGTTACCTCGACTTGCTTCGTTATCCTTTTTGTCGCGGAAGAATAATTGATTTGATCGAAGAAGACCAAGCGCAATACAACGATACTACAGAGGTCTTTTGGGCCAGTGGGGCTGCCATGGTGGTTAAAACAGTTGTATTTAAAGCGCTTGGAGGATTTGATGACGATTATTTTGCCCATCAGGAAGAAATCGATCTGTGCTGGAGAATGAAGAGGTTAGGTGGGAAAATTATAAGTACCGATGTCTCTTATGTTTACCATTTGGGTGGCGGCACATTGGATTACGACAATCCCAGAAAAACGTATCTCAATTTCAAAAATAACCTGTTTACCATATTTAAAAATGAGAGTTGGTACAATCTCCTCATGATCTTACCTTCAAGATTGGTATTGGATTGTTTTATTGCAATCAGCTATTTATTAAAAGGAAAACTTTGGGTTTTTTACAAAATAGTGCAGGCCTATGTAGTAAGTATTATCAATACGCTGTATCTGATCCACAAAAAAAGCCAAACTAACGATTTAATCGATGAGCTGAATCTGAGCCCTTTTAAGAAAACAGGCATTTTAAATTCTTCCATTTTCTTGCAATTTTATATCGCGGGCAACAAAATATTTTCGAAGATTCCCAAGCAATATTTCAAGTGATCCCTATTCAAAAACAACTCCTTTTTGAAAACGATCATTTGATTGCGATCAATAAGCCAGCCGGGCTATTGAGTATCCCTGACCGATTCGATAAAAATTTACCATGCGCATATCAATGGGTTAAAGAAAATTTTGGGGAGCTGTTTATTCTGCATCGCCTCGACAAAGATACTTCAGGGGTTTTGCTATTTGCAAAAGACGCCGAGACCCATAAACTGATGAATGAGCAGTTTGAAAGGCACCAAGTAAAAAAGACATATTTATGCCTTATCGAATCATGCCCGCAGGAAGAGTCAGGAAAGATCATCGCTCCGATTGCACATGACCCTGCCCATCCCGGTAGAATGATTGTACATCCCAAGGGAAAAGCCTGTATAACAAATTTCAAATTATTGAAAAGGTACAGAAGTTTTACATGGGTTGAGGTTGCCCCAGAAACGGGCCGCACCCACCAGATCCGGGTCCATTTTGCTTATCTCGGATGTCCCTTGGTTGGTGACCCGCTCTATGGAATAAGAAAGTATCTGAGCATCAAAGACA includes:
- a CDS encoding GIY-YIG nuclease family protein gives rise to the protein MNHPKFAIIDIETTGGLARRDKITEIGIIIFQNGEVLDQFSSLINPERSIPPEITRITGITNEMVEQAPKFYELAKEIILLTQDCVFVAHNVHFDYSFIKEEFHQLGFTFQLKKLCTLQLSRKLFKNLNSYSLGSLIQHFSIPVEARHRAMDDCKATLQLFKEIIKAQQQNVSDFSKLIPKLIKDQKLPANLPEDTLSKLPERPGVYTMLSKDLIPVYIGKSKSIRDRILQHFSDLGSKSQKMLQTVHFIDHQLTGNELMASLIEAQLIKQHQPEINRALRKKTHAFLLTKLKHALHYNRFRITEAIWLEPNEEILNHYATSLSAKQHIEYLLIQYNLCSHINSEKSNAGPCHAYQLNQCFGACCGQESAESYNLRFEEACTQVNNIFKENFMIIGDGIEAHEKSVICVEFGFCRYIGFVSEELSFMDPEAIKSELKPYDGNVETNRMIQFYLKKDKQYKVINYHLQEFQENE
- the pyrF gene encoding orotidine-5'-phosphate decarboxylase; amino-acid sequence: MKNFKFLSEQIQLKKSMLCVGLDPDVKWIPKSFHDSGESLYQFCQNIIELTHKHAIAYKINVAFFEAHGPSGWSQLERVVKSIPDDCLIIADAKRADIGNTSRLYAEYYFRRLNADAVTLHPYMGRDSLQPFLDFKDKWSIVLALTSNEGSNDLEKLKLQNGNLVYEQTMKLFSYENSHEQIMFVCGATHPESFQNIRSICPDHFLLVPGVGAQGGDLAGIIQHGKNKAGGLLINVSRGICVPEENHAFEDWVSRKAKEYRSQMAYYL
- a CDS encoding Mrp/NBP35 family ATP-binding protein, translating into MNHINFAVDMNEFIEQLCDLLSNVIEPGSGQNIIQLRMVRDIKLDDQHNIQMKLHLPGQQYAHKDQLYSEIYSVVSSFAPEKTLHVHFVNQMSYADAPNTAVPHIKHIIAVASGKGGVGKSTVSVSLALALKLAGFKVGLLDADLYGPSIPTMLGIQNEKPQVTNDSDKPKLVPIDVNGLHVVSLGNIIEAEQAVVLRGPRLAAIIKQFFNDTKWPQLDYLIVDLPPGTGDIQLTLVQTIPLTGAIMVTTPQEVSYIDALKAANMFRMEQIAVPVLGIIENMSWFEPDDSPGKKYYIFGQGAGEKLAGKTQSTLLGQIPIKEKLRLLLDRGEAFSIGPEYFSTIEDIVSKFLKKVELRENIIGPSQIIQASM
- a CDS encoding bifunctional riboflavin kinase/FAD synthetase → MRWFKKMRVVYFGKDEIPNLKNPVIAIGAFDGFHRGHRQILDVLFSSANEIGGNSIVITFDPHPRLVLDESDQEFSLLSTLDEKIELLRATPLNYLVVVPFTYSFSLMYPQEYVETFLISQFNPSKIIAGVDHRFGRDGRGDGSLLRQYASEGRFEFQEISHLLENGNVISSTRIRQYIKDRKVELANQMLGYNFTLSGTVVPGNRIGRELGYRTANLDLSHHHKLIPPNGIYAVLCNVLGQVCDGMLYIGHSESIAENLAQTIEVHILDFNQDIYGQTIAVELISFLRTDQKFESKEDLTRQIAQDEKRARKNLLKYKLKSPPVNKQPKIAIAILNYNGEKLLKNFLPSLLNFRPRNSEVYIIDNGSTDSSILFLEHHYPEVHLIKLRKNYGFSTGYNKGIAQIESDFLVLVNSDILVNTEWVSPLIHLMETDPMIFAVQPKILSLSEKHKFEYAGAAGGYLDLLRYPFCRGRIIDLIEEDQAQYNDTTEVFWASGAAMVVKTVVFKALGGFDDDYFAHQEEIDLCWRMKRLGGKIISTDVSYVYHLGGGTLDYDNPRKTYLNFKNNLFTIFKNESWYNLLMILPSRLVLDCFIAISYLLKGKLWVFYKIVQAYVVSIINTLYLIHKKSQTNDLIDELNLSPFKKTGILNSSIFLQFYIAGNKIFSKIPKQYFK
- a CDS encoding RluA family pseudouridine synthase — its product is MIPIQKQLLFENDHLIAINKPAGLLSIPDRFDKNLPCAYQWVKENFGELFILHRLDKDTSGVLLFAKDAETHKLMNEQFERHQVKKTYLCLIESCPQEESGKIIAPIAHDPAHPGRMIVHPKGKACITNFKLLKRYRSFTWVEVAPETGRTHQIRVHFAYLGCPLVGDPLYGIRKYLSIKDIKKKAKVKEEEIPSTLLERTALHASGLQFNLYGYEIEIQAPLPKDLTACLKQLDKWDSLNKGML